From Argopecten irradians isolate NY chromosome 2, Ai_NY, whole genome shotgun sequence, the proteins below share one genomic window:
- the LOC138316075 gene encoding uncharacterized protein C17orf113-like: MNKSENYTLEVKITHFNRGYYTWTIFRVNRSVTGSKNYQRSALVRHMKSDDHTLAKKIVTQQRYFEAATSCVKGKFMPVLEAQIRTATHMAERNIPNRQYLGLIDLQISNQSSVLTEANRSCILSNHQAAQKMQEYSANVLRELTITRIIQSPFIAIMVDESLDIATNKKLVMFCKIVHGGKVKIEFVANIPIQDGKAETVYNCIVNWLQEIGYDISKVSGFGSVSVMFGKISGVGVRLQRKNPRIVHIWCSAHRLSLVSYWAAKDIPFLKSVNEMLIAILNFYHFSAPRYNKLKELTSLMGKKVKRFKKPTQVRWLSMSDAVSTCFDCYSVLILGLEHEVASSPHSEGGNKARGILKKIKNIKFLMTLALLKDILGHLDLVSKVFQKDNLDINQLKTIVASTSLVISSYLNENTPTVQEVVDQTDEHSEWQGIPICCSLRDRIAHRNFRKKYVNNLLGEFSKRFPDSSLGVLHDLNIVLNPSKLPESVSGIKEHGLGSLENIIDFYNTCSDENETQPLVDSGRMKKTFLQFKHVVNMNREMDVTEFCLLVIKDYNELFPDFATIASILLTCPLTSVPCERGFSLQNRHVNAVTSRRSVSSVEDRMVIEYCSKQKGYNQNEVVQKAAEKYYAQNR, encoded by the exons ATGAACAAATCTGAAAATTACACATTGGAGGTTAAAATTACACATTTCAATCGTGGCTATTACACATGGACAATTTTTCGGGTAAACAGGTCTGTAACAGGCTCCAAGAATTATCAGCGTTCTGCTCTTGTCAGGCATATGAAATCGGACGATCATACACTTGCAAAGAAAATTGTTACACAACAACGTTATTTTGAAGCGGCAACAAGTTGCGTTAAAGGAAAATTCATGCCAGTCTTAGAAGCCCAGATTCGAACGGCAACACATATGGCTGAACGAAATATACCAAACCGACAATATCTTGGTTTAATTGATTTACAG atatCAAATCAATCATCTGTCCTGACTGAGGCCAATAGGTCGTGTATTTTGTCTAACCATCAAGCAGCTCAAAAAATGCAAGAGTATAGTGCAAATGTTTTAAGAGAATTGACAATAACACGAATCATTCAAAGTCCCTTTATTGCCATAATGGTTGATGAAAGCTTGGACATAGCAACTAACAAAAAGTTAGTGATGTTCTGCAAAATTGTTCATGGAGGAAAAGTCAAAATAGAGTTTGTAGCCAACATACCTATTCAAGATGGGAAAGCAGAAACTGTATATAACTGTATTGTTAACTGGTTGCAAGAAATAGGTTATGATATTTCCAAAGTAAGTGGTTTTGGCAGCGTTTCAGTGATGTTTGGAAAGATCAGCGGTGTTGGTGTGAGACTTCAGAGAAAAAATCCGCGAATAGTTCATATTTGGTGTTCTGCACATAGACTATCTCTAGTGTCTTATTGGGCAGCGAAAGACATCCCTTTTCTTAAATCTGTGAATGAAATGTTGATAGCTATCttgaatttttatcatttttcagcTCCTAGATATAATAAACTCAAAGAACTGACTTCTTTGATGGGCAAAAAGGTAAAAAGGTTTAAAAAGCCCACACAAGTACGCTGGCTATCTATGTCTGATGCTGTAAGTACATGTTTTGATTGCTACTCTGTCCTCATTCTTGGTCTTGAGCATGAAGTGGCTAGTAGCCCGCATTCAGAAGGTGGGAATAAGGCAAGGGGGATCCtgaagaaaattaaaaacattaagtTTCTGATGACATTAGCATTATTAAAGGATATTTTAGGACATTTGGACCTTGTAAGCAAAGTTTTCCAGAAAGATAATTTAGATATTAATCAGTTGAAAACAATAGTAGCATCTACATCACTAGTTATTTCTAgttatttgaatgaaaatactCCAACGGTACAGGAAGTAGTAGATCAGACAGATGAACATTCAGAGTGGCAAGGTATTCCCATATGTTGTTCTCTAAGAGACAGAATTGCTCACAGGAATTTTAGAAAAAAGTATGTAAACAACTTACTCGGAGAGTTTTCAAAAAGGTTTCCTGATAGTTCCTTGGGGGTCCTTCATGACTTAAACATAGTCTTAAATCCTTCTAAACTTCCAGAGTCTGTCAGTGGTATTAAGGAACACGGGCTGGGTAGTTTAGAAAATATCATTGActtttacaatacatgtagtgaTGAAAATGAAACCCAGCCACTAGTCGACTCTGGCAGAATGAAAAAGACTTTTTTACAATTCAAACATGTGGTAAATATGAACAGAGAAATGGATGTTACAGAGTTCTGTCTTTTGGTAATCAAAGATTACAATGAATTGTTCCCTGACTTTGCAACAATTGCATCTATTTTGTTAACATGCCCACTGACCAGTGTTCCATGTGAACGTGGGTTTTCATTACAAAACAGACATGTAAATGCTGTTACAAGCAGGAGGTCTGTGTCCTCAGTTGAGGATAGAATGGTAATTGAATATTGTTCCAAGCAAAAGGGTTATAATCAGAATGAGGTTGTACAGAAAGCAGCAGAGAAATACTATGCACAGAACCGTTAA